A region of Streptomyces halobius DNA encodes the following proteins:
- a CDS encoding metal ABC transporter substrate-binding protein, translating into MNIRRRISVAVAGASVLGLLALSACSTSDAAGSDDKVKVTANFYPMEFLAAQIGGRHVEVSDLTKPGMEPHDLELTPKQTAQLGESDAIVYLKGLQPAVDEAVEQSGVENVAEAGSLTTLEEHGTEVDSHGHEGEGAHEDEHGHEEEGGKDPHIWLDPVKYAEVAKGVNKTLAKADPDHKADYQKNTDTLVKKLEALDADFKNGLRNRDSDVFISTHAAFGYLAERYGLTQEAISGLDPESETSANRVKELHSLAEKHHVSTVFFETIANPATAKALAGDLRLKTDVLDPIEGITAKSRGKDYFGVMRANLAALQKALGSK; encoded by the coding sequence ATGAACATACGCCGCCGCATATCCGTTGCCGTCGCCGGAGCCTCGGTGCTCGGCCTCCTGGCCCTCTCGGCCTGCTCCACGTCCGACGCCGCGGGCAGCGACGACAAGGTGAAGGTGACGGCGAACTTCTATCCCATGGAGTTCCTCGCCGCACAGATCGGCGGGAGGCACGTCGAGGTGTCCGACCTCACCAAGCCGGGGATGGAGCCGCACGACCTGGAGCTCACCCCGAAGCAGACCGCCCAGCTGGGCGAGTCCGACGCGATCGTCTACCTCAAGGGCCTGCAGCCCGCCGTCGACGAGGCCGTCGAGCAGTCCGGCGTCGAAAACGTCGCCGAGGCGGGCTCGCTGACCACACTGGAGGAGCACGGCACCGAGGTCGACAGCCACGGCCACGAGGGCGAGGGCGCGCACGAGGACGAGCACGGCCACGAGGAAGAGGGCGGCAAGGACCCGCACATCTGGCTCGACCCGGTGAAGTACGCCGAGGTCGCCAAGGGTGTGAACAAGACCCTCGCCAAGGCCGACCCGGACCACAAGGCCGACTACCAGAAGAACACCGACACCCTGGTGAAGAAGCTGGAAGCGCTGGACGCGGACTTCAAGAACGGCCTGAGGAACCGGGACTCGGACGTCTTCATCTCCACCCACGCGGCCTTCGGCTACCTCGCCGAGCGCTACGGCCTCACCCAGGAGGCCATCAGCGGCCTCGACCCCGAGTCGGAGACCAGCGCCAACCGCGTCAAGGAACTGCACAGCCTCGCCGAGAAGCACCACGTCTCCACGGTCTTCTTCGAGACGATCGCCAACCCCGCCACCGCGAAGGCCCTGGCCGGCGATCTGCGCCTGAAGACCGATGTCCTCGACCCGATCGAGGGGATCACGGCCAAGTCGCGCGGCAAGGACTACTTCGGCGTGATGCGGGCCAACCTCGCCGCGCTGCAGAAGGCGCTCGGCAGCAAGTGA
- a CDS encoding isoprenyl transferase, with protein sequence MARRGILGRNRREYETPEPHSSGARPPKIPGELVPNHVAVVMDGNGRWAKQRGLPRTEGHKVGEGVVLDVLKGCIEMGVKNLSLYAFSTENWKRSPDEVRFLMNFNRDVIRRRRDEMDALGIRIRWVGRMPKLWKSVVQELQVAQEQTKNNDAMTLYFCVNYGGRAEIADAAAAIAADVRAGKLDPAKVTEKTVAKYLYYPDMPDVDLFVRPSGEQRTSNYLIWQSAYAEMVFQDILWPDFDRRNLWDACLEYAKRDRRFGAAPETDGQPAT encoded by the coding sequence ATGGCACGACGCGGGATTCTGGGCCGTAACCGGCGGGAGTACGAGACGCCCGAGCCGCACTCTTCCGGTGCGCGGCCGCCGAAGATCCCCGGAGAGCTCGTCCCGAACCATGTGGCGGTCGTCATGGACGGCAACGGCCGGTGGGCCAAGCAGCGCGGGCTGCCGCGTACCGAGGGCCACAAGGTCGGCGAGGGCGTCGTCCTGGACGTGCTCAAGGGCTGCATCGAGATGGGTGTGAAGAACCTCTCGCTCTACGCCTTCTCGACCGAGAACTGGAAGCGGTCGCCCGACGAGGTGCGCTTCCTGATGAACTTCAACCGCGATGTGATCCGGCGGCGCCGGGACGAGATGGACGCGCTGGGCATCCGGATCCGCTGGGTCGGGCGGATGCCGAAGCTGTGGAAGTCCGTGGTGCAGGAGCTCCAGGTGGCGCAGGAGCAGACCAAGAACAATGACGCGATGACGCTGTACTTCTGCGTCAACTACGGAGGCCGGGCGGAGATCGCGGACGCCGCGGCGGCGATCGCGGCGGATGTGCGGGCCGGCAAGCTGGATCCGGCCAAGGTCACCGAGAAGACCGTCGCGAAGTACCTGTACTACCCGGACATGCCGGATGTGGATCTCTTCGTCCGGCCGTCGGGCGAGCAGCGGACGTCGAACTATCTGATCTGGCAGAGCGCGTACGCCGAGATGGTCTTCCAGGACATCCTCTGGCCGGACTTCGACCGCCGGAACCTGTGGGACGCCTGCCTGGAGTACGCCAAGCGCGACCGCCGGTTCGGGGCCGCTCCGGAGACGGACGGGCAGCCGGCCACCTGA
- a CDS encoding metal ABC transporter permease has translation MEILNYAFMQRALLAALIVGVTAPAIGIYLVQRRQALMGDGIGHVALTGVGLGFLLNTSPVWVATAVAVLGSVVMELIRWYGRTRGDLALAMLFYGGMAGGVMLMSLSDAGSNANLGTYLFGSITTVSPQDMTTICVLAALVLLITVGLRRQLFAVCQDEEFARVTGLPVRLLNLLIAVTAAVTVTVAMRVVGLLLVSALMVIPVAAAQQLSRSFALTFGLAIGIGVTVTLTGTAASYYVDVPSGATIVLLAIGLFVIFTALAAPLAKKRAKAAAQTAKGCTLEIPGDRTPADDVSV, from the coding sequence ATGGAAATCCTGAACTACGCCTTCATGCAGCGGGCCCTGCTCGCCGCCCTGATCGTCGGTGTCACCGCGCCGGCCATCGGCATCTACCTCGTCCAGCGCCGTCAGGCCCTGATGGGCGACGGTATCGGCCATGTCGCCCTCACCGGCGTCGGTCTGGGCTTTCTGCTCAACACCAGCCCGGTCTGGGTCGCCACCGCCGTCGCCGTCCTCGGCTCCGTCGTCATGGAGCTGATCCGCTGGTACGGCAGGACCCGTGGCGATCTCGCGCTGGCCATGCTGTTCTACGGCGGTATGGCGGGCGGTGTGATGCTGATGAGCCTCTCCGACGCCGGCTCCAACGCCAACCTCGGCACCTATCTCTTCGGGTCGATCACCACCGTCTCGCCTCAGGACATGACGACGATCTGTGTGCTGGCCGCCCTGGTGCTGCTGATCACGGTCGGTCTGCGCCGCCAGCTGTTCGCGGTCTGCCAGGACGAGGAGTTCGCCCGGGTGACCGGGCTCCCGGTGCGACTGCTGAACCTGCTGATCGCGGTCACCGCCGCGGTCACCGTCACCGTCGCCATGCGGGTCGTCGGCCTGCTGCTGGTCAGCGCGCTGATGGTGATCCCCGTCGCGGCCGCCCAGCAGCTCAGCCGCAGCTTCGCGCTGACCTTCGGCCTGGCCATCGGGATCGGCGTCACGGTCACCCTCACGGGTACCGCCGCCTCGTACTACGTGGACGTACCGTCCGGCGCGACGATCGTGCTCCTCGCCATCGGACTGTTCGTGATCTTCACGGCCCTGGCCGCGCCACTGGCCAAAAAACGCGCCAAGGCTGCCGCGCAAACGGCCAAGGGGTGCACTCTGGAGATACCGGGCGACCGGACCCCGGCGGACGACGTCAGCGTGTGA
- a CDS encoding metal ABC transporter ATP-binding protein gives MNKTLSEPVVDLRGATASLGARPVLRGVDLTVRAGEVVALLGANGSGKSTAIRSVIGQVPLSGGELSLFGTEFRRFTDWARVGYVPQRTTASSGVPATVREVVTAGRLARTKLGVLRRADRAAVHRALELVGMADRAKDSVNALSGGQHQRVLIARALAGEPELLIMDEPMAGVDLASQEVLATALREQVGVGTTVLLVLHELGPLEPLIDRAVVLRDGCVVHDGPPPEAVGQHALPGHDHVHPHADAAAEPVRTGLLS, from the coding sequence GTGAACAAGACGCTGTCCGAACCGGTCGTAGACCTGCGCGGGGCCACCGCGTCGCTGGGCGCGCGCCCGGTGCTGCGCGGTGTCGACCTCACGGTGCGGGCCGGCGAGGTCGTCGCCCTGCTCGGCGCCAACGGCTCCGGCAAGTCCACGGCCATACGGTCGGTGATCGGCCAGGTCCCGCTCTCCGGCGGCGAGCTGTCGCTCTTCGGCACGGAGTTCCGGCGCTTCACGGACTGGGCCCGGGTCGGCTATGTCCCGCAGCGCACCACCGCCTCCAGCGGCGTCCCCGCCACCGTCCGCGAGGTCGTCACCGCCGGGCGGCTGGCCCGTACCAAGCTGGGTGTCCTGCGCAGGGCCGACCGGGCCGCCGTGCACCGCGCACTGGAGCTGGTGGGCATGGCGGACCGCGCCAAGGACTCCGTCAACGCGCTCTCCGGCGGCCAGCACCAGCGGGTGCTGATCGCCCGCGCGCTGGCCGGCGAACCGGAACTGCTGATCATGGACGAGCCGATGGCGGGCGTCGACCTGGCCAGCCAGGAGGTGCTGGCCACGGCGCTGCGCGAGCAGGTCGGCGTGGGCACCACGGTGCTGCTGGTGCTGCATGAGCTGGGTCCGCTGGAGCCGCTGATAGACCGTGCGGTGGTACTGCGGGACGGCTGTGTGGTGCACGACGGCCCGCCGCCCGAGGCCGTCGGCCAGCACGCCCTGCCCGGCCACGACCATGTCCATCCGCACGCCGACGCGGCCGCGGAGCCGGTCCGTACGGGACTGCTGAGCTAG
- a CDS encoding Fur family transcriptional regulator: MATSAGSPVRGRSTRQRTAVSAALDEVDEFRSAQELHDMLKHRGDSVGLTTVYRTLQSLADAGEVDVLRTSDGEAVYRRCSTDDHHHHLVCRTCGKAVEVEGPAVEKWADQIAAEHGFRDVAHTIEIFGTCGECAQRAPEGQ, translated from the coding sequence GTGGCGACGAGCGCGGGTTCTCCGGTACGCGGCCGGTCGACGCGGCAGCGGACCGCGGTTTCGGCCGCACTCGACGAGGTGGACGAGTTCCGCAGCGCGCAGGAACTCCACGACATGCTCAAGCACCGGGGCGACTCGGTCGGGCTGACCACCGTCTACCGGACGCTGCAGTCCCTGGCGGACGCGGGCGAGGTCGATGTGCTGCGCACCAGCGACGGCGAGGCCGTCTACCGCCGGTGCAGCACCGACGACCATCACCACCACCTGGTGTGCCGGACTTGCGGCAAGGCCGTCGAGGTCGAGGGACCCGCGGTCGAGAAGTGGGCCGACCAGATCGCCGCCGAGCACGGCTTCCGTGATGTCGCGCACACCATCGAGATCTTCGGTACCTGCGGAGAGTGCGCGCAGCGGGCCCCGGAGGGGCAGTAA
- a CDS encoding ATP-binding protein, translating into MTSIPEALLWCLSAGTAAAVVLAALMVRAHKQRADLRQRLAAAEEHNSATLQSNTELSARLRATEAEIRHLAGTRLPDLTMALAHPHVPVRGLLDSRFAGSETDHALTAVLDQVGEAVAGERQRVDAAAQSTLRGATTTIQALLYRLQTALQDMQHRYDDPQIAQDLLDADFLNEQALRRIQATAVVCGAWPGLTREDSYLAELVVGATSRLRGYERVQVSNQLRDPVAVVARAVEPVAITITELLANALHHSHQELPVTVTLQQGNKGASVIIDDYGVGMHDDEIKLAMELLSGADGLLLTQLGDPPRSGFAAAGQLVRQYGFGVHVEPSPYGGVRAVVYIPGDPLLTVLDESTQPMSVMAPLPHRPGVPDRSSSVLPTGAATPPSTAAPAAPAPSTARHAAAPDPAARIDTAAAGPAAPAAPADGELPRRRRRKPASELEQSAPRAESIPSRSPEETASRWAALQQGTESGRAAAQSEPPRSPEGNAH; encoded by the coding sequence ATGACATCCATACCGGAGGCGCTGTTGTGGTGCCTCAGCGCAGGTACGGCCGCCGCCGTGGTCTTGGCGGCGCTCATGGTCCGCGCACACAAGCAGCGCGCCGATCTGAGACAGCGCCTCGCCGCCGCTGAGGAACACAACAGCGCCACGCTCCAGAGCAATACGGAGCTGTCGGCCCGGCTGCGGGCCACCGAGGCCGAGATCCGGCATCTGGCCGGAACGCGGCTCCCCGACCTCACCATGGCCCTCGCCCATCCGCACGTCCCGGTACGCGGGCTGCTGGACTCCCGGTTCGCCGGGTCGGAGACGGATCACGCGCTGACCGCCGTACTGGACCAGGTCGGCGAGGCGGTGGCCGGTGAGCGGCAACGCGTCGACGCGGCCGCGCAGTCCACCCTCCGGGGCGCGACCACCACCATCCAGGCGCTGCTCTACCGGCTCCAGACGGCCCTTCAGGACATGCAGCACCGCTACGACGACCCGCAGATCGCCCAGGACCTGCTGGACGCGGACTTCCTCAACGAGCAGGCGCTGCGCCGGATTCAGGCCACCGCCGTGGTGTGCGGCGCCTGGCCGGGACTGACCCGCGAGGACTCCTACCTCGCCGAGCTGGTCGTCGGCGCCACCTCCCGGCTGCGCGGCTACGAGCGCGTCCAGGTCAGCAACCAGCTGCGGGATCCGGTCGCGGTGGTCGCCCGTGCCGTCGAGCCGGTCGCGATCACCATCACCGAGCTGCTGGCCAACGCGCTGCACCACTCGCACCAGGAACTGCCCGTCACCGTCACCCTCCAGCAGGGCAACAAGGGCGCGTCGGTCATCATCGACGACTACGGCGTGGGCATGCACGACGACGAGATCAAGCTGGCGATGGAGCTGCTGTCCGGTGCCGACGGCCTGCTGCTCACCCAGCTCGGCGACCCGCCGCGGTCCGGTTTCGCGGCCGCGGGCCAGCTGGTGCGGCAGTACGGCTTCGGCGTGCACGTGGAGCCGTCCCCGTACGGCGGGGTGCGCGCGGTCGTCTACATCCCCGGCGATCCCCTTCTCACCGTCCTCGACGAGAGCACCCAGCCCATGTCCGTGATGGCTCCGCTGCCGCACCGTCCGGGCGTGCCGGACCGGTCCTCGTCCGTGCTGCCCACGGGCGCCGCGACGCCCCCCTCGACCGCCGCGCCCGCCGCGCCCGCGCCGTCCACCGCGCGGCACGCCGCCGCGCCGGACCCGGCGGCCCGGATCGACACTGCCGCTGCCGGTCCTGCCGCGCCCGCCGCCCCCGCCGACGGCGAACTCCCGCGCCGGCGCCGCCGTAAGCCGGCATCCGAGCTCGAACAGAGCGCCCCCCGCGCCGAATCGATTCCTTCGCGCTCTCCGGAAGAGACCGCCTCCCGCTGGGCCGCACTCCAGCAAGGCACCGAATCCGGCCGGGCCGCGGCCCAGTCAGAACCCCCTCGCAGTCCCGAAGGGAACGCCCACTGA
- a CDS encoding DUF742 domain-containing protein translates to MTPRQSTRRLVPAYLATGGRARPSRNTLDRLSLLHTAGMPVTSDVRPEERRILELLQPGALSLAEVAAHLHLPVSVVKVLVADLVDAGRLHARVPIPEAEQFDRQILERVLDGLRSLKS, encoded by the coding sequence ATGACCCCGCGCCAGAGCACCAGGCGCCTCGTACCGGCCTATCTGGCGACCGGCGGACGCGCCCGACCCAGCCGCAACACGTTGGACCGGCTCTCCCTGCTGCACACCGCGGGGATGCCGGTCACCAGTGACGTACGCCCGGAAGAGCGCCGGATCCTGGAGCTGCTCCAGCCCGGGGCCCTGTCTCTGGCCGAGGTCGCAGCCCACCTCCACCTGCCCGTCAGCGTGGTGAAGGTGCTGGTGGCCGATCTTGTCGATGCCGGCCGCCTGCACGCCCGTGTCCCCATCCCCGAAGCCGAGCAATTCGACCGGCAGATCCTGGAGAGGGTTCTCGATGGACTCCGCTCTCTCAAGTCCTAG
- a CDS encoding glycine--tRNA ligase: protein MAADKIDTIVSLSKRRGFVYPSSEIYGGSRAAWDYGPLGVELKENIKRQWWRTMVTSREDVVGIDSSVILASEVWQASGHVATFTDPLTECTSCHKRFRADHLEEAYEAKHNRFPANGLADINCPHCGNKGGFTEPKQFSGLLSTHLGPSQDTASVAYLRPETAQGIFTNFAQVQQTSRKKPPFGIAQMGKSFRNEITPGNFIFRTREFEQMEMEFFVKPGEDEQWQEYWMQQRWNWYVDLGLREENIRWFEHPEEKLSHYSKRTADIEYRFQFGGSEWGELEGIANRTDYDLSSHSKASGQDLSYFDQEAGERYTPFVIEPAAGVGRAMLAFMLDAYTEDEAPNAKGKMEKRTVMRLDPRLAPVKVAVLPLSRNPQLSPKAKGLAADLRKNWNIEFDDAGAIGRRYRRQDEIGTPFCVTVDFDTLDDNAVTVRERDTMKQERISLDQIQSYLGARLLGC from the coding sequence GTGGCCGCCGACAAGATCGATACCATCGTCAGCCTGAGCAAGCGCCGTGGCTTCGTTTACCCCTCCAGCGAGATCTACGGCGGCTCCCGCGCTGCCTGGGACTACGGTCCCCTCGGCGTTGAACTCAAGGAGAACATCAAGCGTCAGTGGTGGCGCACCATGGTCACCTCGCGCGAGGACGTCGTCGGTATCGACTCGTCGGTGATCCTGGCCTCCGAGGTGTGGCAGGCGTCCGGTCACGTCGCCACCTTCACCGACCCGCTCACCGAGTGCACCTCCTGTCACAAGCGCTTCCGCGCGGACCACTTGGAGGAGGCGTACGAGGCCAAGCACAACCGGTTCCCCGCGAACGGCCTCGCCGACATCAACTGCCCGCACTGCGGCAACAAGGGCGGCTTCACCGAGCCCAAGCAGTTCTCCGGCCTGCTCTCCACCCACCTCGGCCCGTCCCAGGACACCGCCTCGGTGGCGTATCTGCGCCCCGAGACCGCGCAGGGCATCTTCACCAACTTCGCGCAGGTGCAGCAGACTTCGCGCAAGAAGCCGCCGTTCGGTATCGCGCAGATGGGCAAGTCCTTCCGGAACGAGATCACGCCGGGCAACTTCATCTTCCGCACCCGTGAGTTCGAGCAGATGGAGATGGAGTTCTTCGTCAAGCCGGGCGAGGACGAGCAGTGGCAGGAGTACTGGATGCAGCAGCGCTGGAACTGGTACGTCGACCTGGGCCTCCGCGAGGAGAACATCCGGTGGTTCGAGCACCCGGAGGAGAAGCTCTCGCACTACTCCAAGCGCACCGCTGACATCGAGTACCGCTTCCAGTTCGGCGGCTCGGAGTGGGGCGAGCTGGAGGGCATCGCCAACCGCACCGACTACGACCTCTCCTCGCACTCCAAGGCGTCGGGCCAGGATCTCTCCTACTTCGACCAGGAGGCCGGCGAGCGCTACACCCCGTTCGTCATCGAGCCCGCGGCCGGTGTCGGCCGGGCGATGCTCGCCTTCATGCTCGACGCGTACACCGAGGACGAGGCGCCCAACGCCAAGGGCAAGATGGAGAAGCGCACGGTCATGCGCCTCGACCCGCGCCTGGCGCCGGTCAAGGTCGCGGTGCTGCCGCTGTCCCGCAACCCGCAGCTGTCGCCGAAGGCGAAGGGTCTCGCCGCGGACCTGCGCAAGAACTGGAACATCGAGTTCGACGACGCGGGCGCCATCGGCCGCCGCTACCGCCGCCAGGACGAGATCGGCACCCCGTTCTGCGTCACGGTCGACTTCGACACCCTGGACGACAACGCCGTCACGGTGCGCGAACGCGACACGATGAAGCAGGAGCGGATCAGCCTGGACCAGATCCAGTCGTACCTGGGGGCACGGCTGCTGGGCTGCTAG
- the recO gene encoding DNA repair protein RecO: protein MSLFRDDGIVLRTQKLGEADRIITLLTRGHGRVRAVARGVRRTKSKFGARLEPFSHVDVQFFARGGELVGRGLPLCTQSETIAAYGGGIVTDYARYTAGTAMLETAERFTDHEGEPAVQQYLLLVGGLRTLARGEHAPHLVLDAFLLRSLAVNGYAPSFDSCAKCGLPGPHRFFSVSSGGVVCGDCRVPGSVVPSCEAIGLLGALLTGDWETADACEARHVREGSGLVAAYLQWHLERGLRSLRYVEQ from the coding sequence ATGAGCCTGTTCCGCGACGACGGCATCGTGCTGCGCACCCAGAAGCTGGGAGAAGCGGACCGGATCATCACGCTGCTCACCCGGGGCCATGGCCGGGTGCGGGCGGTGGCCCGTGGCGTACGCCGGACGAAATCGAAGTTCGGGGCGCGGCTGGAGCCCTTCTCCCATGTGGATGTGCAGTTCTTCGCCCGGGGCGGCGAGCTGGTCGGGCGCGGTCTGCCGCTGTGCACCCAGAGCGAGACGATCGCGGCGTACGGCGGCGGGATCGTCACCGACTACGCCCGTTACACCGCCGGCACCGCGATGCTGGAGACCGCCGAGCGGTTCACCGACCACGAGGGCGAGCCGGCCGTCCAGCAGTATCTGCTGCTGGTCGGCGGGCTGCGGACGCTGGCCCGCGGCGAGCACGCACCGCATCTGGTACTGGACGCCTTCCTGCTGCGCTCGCTCGCCGTGAACGGCTACGCACCCAGTTTCGACAGCTGTGCCAAGTGCGGGCTGCCCGGTCCCCACCGGTTCTTCTCGGTGTCGTCGGGCGGTGTCGTCTGCGGGGACTGCCGGGTGCCGGGAAGCGTCGTACCCTCCTGTGAGGCCATCGGACTCCTGGGCGCGCTGCTCACCGGCGACTGGGAGACGGCGGACGCCTGCGAGGCGCGGCATGTCCGGGAGGGCAGCGGGCTCGTCGCGGCGTATCTGCAGTGGCATCTGGAGCGGGGCCTGCGCTCCCTCCGCTACGTGGAGCAGTAG
- a CDS encoding roadblock/LC7 domain-containing protein, producing the protein MNSPTRRRVTEDKSWVLAPLLELPHVIHAAVISGDGFIEGSSPGLQRDAAEGVAAMMSALQGAGRAVTAAFAGQDDARLRQTVIESEEGWVFAIPAGENTCLAVFAAPEVNMGVVAHHMQIQVTTLGNKVMNSPARDLGNPA; encoded by the coding sequence ATGAACAGCCCCACTCGCCGCCGTGTCACCGAGGACAAGTCCTGGGTGCTGGCCCCCCTCTTGGAGCTGCCGCATGTTATCCACGCAGCCGTCATCTCCGGCGACGGATTCATCGAGGGCTCCTCGCCCGGCCTGCAGCGCGACGCCGCCGAGGGCGTCGCGGCGATGATGTCCGCTCTCCAGGGCGCCGGACGCGCCGTGACCGCGGCGTTCGCCGGCCAGGACGACGCCCGGCTGCGGCAGACTGTCATCGAGTCCGAGGAGGGCTGGGTCTTCGCGATACCGGCCGGCGAGAACACCTGTCTGGCCGTCTTCGCCGCTCCCGAGGTCAACATGGGCGTCGTCGCGCACCATATGCAGATCCAGGTGACGACTCTGGGCAACAAGGTCATGAACAGCCCGGCGCGGGACCTCGGTAATCCGGCATGA
- a CDS encoding cytochrome P450, giving the protein MTSPHQPGATPPPGCPAHAVPPPEAPQTPAQPDPHAPLKLYGPDFAADPHRFYRHLRQYGALAPVEIAPDVTAMLVTDYRAALDLLHDDSTWSKDSRAWMQTVPADSPIMPMIGWRPNVFFSDGAAHARYREVITDSFRLVEPHELRARTHQAADTLIQRFGKDGRVDLIADYARLIPLLMFNGLFGMPDSYSERLIAAIAGMLEGNSPEEAAAANEEFTTCIMELVGAKKAARGPDLTSWFMDHPNELSDEELVHQIILTMGAGNEPLANLIGNALARMLSDDRYYNTLSGGALTAHDAINEVLWHDPPLTNYSAHFPLRDVFFHGTWLRAGQLVMVSYAAANSQFGTTTLDRPGSGGGSHLAWAAGPHACPVKRHALLIATTAIERLTAWLSDIELAVDHSELVWRNGAFHRALAALPARFTPITPDQAGATPWHNRDSSPSSSTRSEQISTERRPASAS; this is encoded by the coding sequence GTGACTTCCCCGCACCAGCCGGGTGCCACACCGCCACCGGGCTGCCCGGCACACGCCGTACCGCCGCCGGAGGCCCCGCAGACTCCGGCCCAGCCCGACCCGCACGCGCCCCTGAAGCTCTACGGACCGGACTTCGCCGCCGACCCGCACCGCTTCTACCGGCATCTGCGGCAGTACGGCGCGCTGGCGCCGGTCGAGATCGCGCCGGACGTGACCGCGATGCTGGTCACCGACTACCGGGCCGCGCTGGACCTGCTGCACGACGACAGCACCTGGTCCAAGGACTCCCGGGCCTGGATGCAGACCGTCCCGGCCGACTCGCCGATCATGCCGATGATCGGCTGGCGCCCCAACGTCTTCTTCAGCGACGGCGCGGCGCACGCCCGCTATCGCGAGGTGATCACCGACAGCTTCCGGCTCGTCGAACCGCATGAGCTGCGTGCCCGCACCCACCAGGCCGCGGACACCCTCATCCAGCGGTTCGGCAAGGACGGCCGGGTCGATCTGATCGCCGACTACGCCCGGCTGATCCCGCTGCTGATGTTCAACGGCCTCTTCGGCATGCCCGATTCCTACAGCGAGCGGCTCATCGCGGCCATCGCCGGGATGCTGGAAGGCAACTCCCCCGAGGAAGCCGCCGCCGCCAACGAGGAGTTCACGACGTGCATCATGGAGCTCGTCGGCGCCAAGAAGGCAGCGCGCGGGCCGGACCTGACCTCCTGGTTCATGGACCACCCCAACGAGCTGTCCGACGAGGAACTCGTCCACCAGATCATCCTGACGATGGGCGCGGGCAACGAACCGCTGGCCAACCTCATCGGCAACGCGCTCGCCCGGATGCTGTCCGACGACCGCTACTACAACACCCTGTCGGGCGGCGCGCTGACCGCGCACGACGCCATCAACGAGGTGCTGTGGCACGACCCGCCGCTCACCAACTACTCCGCCCACTTCCCGCTGCGCGACGTCTTCTTCCACGGCACCTGGCTCCGCGCGGGGCAGCTGGTGATGGTGTCCTACGCGGCCGCCAACAGCCAGTTCGGCACCACGACGCTCGACCGGCCCGGCTCGGGCGGCGGTTCCCATCTCGCGTGGGCGGCGGGCCCGCACGCCTGCCCCGTGAAGCGGCACGCACTCCTGATCGCCACCACCGCGATCGAACGGCTCACCGCCTGGCTCTCCGACATCGAACTCGCCGTGGACCACAGCGAGTTGGTGTGGCGCAACGGCGCCTTCCACCGGGCCCTGGCCGCTCTCCCCGCCCGCTTCACCCCGATCACCCCCGACCAGGCAGGAGCCACCCCATGGCACAACAGGGACAGCAGCCCGTCGTCATCGACCCGGTCGGAACAGATATCCACGGAGAGGCGGCCCGCCTCCGCGAGCTAG
- a CDS encoding GTP-binding protein, whose protein sequence is MDSALSSPSTGAGAVTGAVTGAANGGMYLSGDDQTLVKLLVAGPFGVGKTTLIRALSETPPLHTEEVMTQTGAIVDDLAGVRDKTTTTVAIDFGRLTLPGDLVLYLFGTPGQKRFRPLWQDIARGALGALVLADTRRLADSFEVMDIVEEAGLRYAVAVNTFPDAPQHSVEKLRDALDLHPETPLVLCDARDRDQSVDALIALVGHVLDHTPQENQNP, encoded by the coding sequence ATGGACTCCGCTCTCTCAAGTCCTAGCACCGGCGCCGGTGCGGTCACCGGCGCTGTCACCGGCGCGGCCAATGGCGGCATGTATCTCTCCGGCGACGACCAGACCCTGGTCAAGCTCCTGGTCGCGGGGCCGTTCGGAGTCGGCAAGACCACGCTCATCCGTGCCCTGTCCGAAACCCCGCCGCTGCACACCGAAGAGGTCATGACGCAGACCGGCGCGATCGTCGACGATCTCGCCGGTGTCCGGGACAAGACCACCACCACCGTCGCCATCGACTTCGGGCGGCTGACCCTGCCCGGGGACCTGGTGCTCTATCTGTTCGGCACGCCCGGACAGAAGCGCTTCCGTCCCCTCTGGCAGGACATCGCCCGCGGCGCGCTGGGCGCCCTCGTCCTCGCGGACACCCGCCGGCTGGCGGACTCCTTCGAGGTGATGGACATCGTCGAGGAGGCCGGGCTGCGCTACGCCGTCGCCGTCAACACCTTCCCCGACGCGCCGCAGCACAGCGTCGAGAAGCTCCGTGACGCCCTCGACCTGCACCCCGAGACGCCGCTCGTGCTGTGCGACGCCCGCGACCGGGACCAGTCCGTCGACGCGCTGATCGCGCTCGTCGGCCATGTCCTGGACCACACGCCCCAGGAGAACCAGAACCCGTGA